A DNA window from Desertifilum tharense IPPAS B-1220 contains the following coding sequences:
- a CDS encoding inorganic phosphate transporter, with amino-acid sequence MFDLLLPMGLAVYVALNLGANDVANSMGTSVGSKAITLRQAIAIAGVLEFTGAVLFGKEVSKTLATEITEPHLFAAQPQVLLVGMIAVLLSCGIWLQIATSFGFPVASSQAVVGAIAGFSLVAVGSQAVDWSSLRLISLTWILTPVASGGLAALFYRVVRASILDSDRPLQQLAEWIPWLSVILFGLFGAIVLPSIFPQSSLAGLPIHDFQLATVAIATLTLTTLGWRSLPATPEESIAHQQTLVNRQMARFQVLSACFVAFAHGSNDVGNAIAPLAAITYIQSTGSVPGSGFEVPLWILLIGGVGIVIGLALWGKNVIATIGENITPLQPSGGFCAELATATTILLASRVGLPVSTSHALVGAVVGIGLVQQHLDRTPLSLQTLKGIGLAWIVTIPIAAGLGAAIFAIAQLFL; translated from the coding sequence ATGTTTGATCTGTTACTGCCGATGGGTCTGGCTGTTTATGTCGCTTTGAATTTAGGGGCGAATGATGTTGCCAATTCAATGGGAACCTCAGTGGGATCTAAAGCAATTACTCTACGGCAGGCGATCGCGATCGCAGGTGTTCTAGAGTTTACCGGCGCAGTCTTATTCGGCAAAGAAGTCTCTAAAACGCTAGCCACCGAGATAACAGAACCCCATCTGTTTGCCGCACAGCCCCAGGTGTTGCTCGTTGGGATGATTGCGGTTTTACTCAGTTGCGGGATTTGGTTGCAGATTGCCACCTCCTTTGGTTTTCCGGTGGCGTCTTCTCAGGCGGTGGTAGGCGCGATCGCGGGATTTAGTTTGGTCGCCGTTGGCTCGCAGGCGGTAGACTGGTCTTCTCTACGACTCATTTCCCTCACTTGGATTCTCACTCCGGTGGCGAGTGGTGGCTTGGCGGCTCTATTTTATCGGGTGGTTCGCGCTTCAATTCTCGATAGCGATCGCCCCTTACAACAACTGGCAGAATGGATACCCTGGCTGAGTGTAATTTTATTTGGTTTGTTTGGGGCGATCGTTCTACCCTCTATTTTTCCCCAATCTTCCCTCGCCGGATTGCCGATCCATGATTTTCAGCTCGCAACGGTGGCGATCGCCACTCTGACTCTCACAACCCTTGGCTGGCGATCTCTACCCGCAACCCCAGAGGAGTCCATCGCCCATCAGCAAACGCTTGTCAATCGACAAATGGCCCGGTTTCAGGTTCTGAGTGCTTGCTTTGTCGCCTTTGCACATGGTTCTAATGATGTGGGGAATGCGATCGCGCCATTAGCCGCAATTACCTATATTCAAAGTACGGGAAGCGTTCCGGGTAGCGGTTTTGAGGTTCCCTTGTGGATTTTGCTCATCGGCGGAGTGGGGATTGTCATCGGTTTAGCGTTGTGGGGAAAAAATGTGATTGCCACCATTGGAGAAAATATTACCCCCTTGCAACCGAGCGGTGGCTTTTGTGCGGAACTCGCCACAGCAACAACGATTTTACTCGCTTCGCGCGTGGGTTTGCCCGTTTCCACCTCTCACGCTTTGGTGGGTGCAGTGGTGGGAATTGGTTTAGTACAGCAACACCTAGATCGAACGCCCTTAAGCTTGCAAACCCTGAAAGGAATTGGTTTAGCTTGGATCGTGACGATTCCGATCGCGGCGGGTTTGGGGGCGGCAATTTTTGCGATCGCGCAATTGTTCCTCTAA
- a CDS encoding VanZ family protein — protein MKAQDATQNRGWIIGFWLYFLLLVLISVGAYLQALPENLTQQDKLGHFILLGLAGFLGHQALGRRSISVLRVMLPLGPSLATVFSTLDEFLQLLSTTRSFDLVDLWSNWIGIWLFYAVAETAQQILKKRRSQHK, from the coding sequence ATGAAAGCTCAAGACGCAACTCAGAATCGGGGCTGGATTATTGGCTTCTGGCTCTATTTTTTACTCCTTGTACTGATCTCTGTGGGTGCTTATTTACAAGCATTGCCTGAAAATTTAACGCAGCAAGATAAGCTAGGGCATTTTATTTTATTAGGGTTGGCAGGCTTTCTCGGCCATCAAGCGCTAGGTCGGCGTTCGATCTCAGTTTTGCGCGTCATGCTGCCTTTAGGTCCGAGTTTAGCAACGGTGTTTTCAACCCTTGATGAGTTTCTGCAACTGCTATCGACGACTCGCAGTTTTGATTTAGTTGATTTATGGTCAAACTGGATCGGGATTTGGCTCTTTTACGCCGTAGCAGAAACCGCGCAACAAATACTGAAAAAGCGGCGTTCTCAACACAAGTAG
- a CDS encoding D-Ala-D-Ala carboxypeptidase family metallohydrolase: MANDGRARIRITVDTVLKRSPRQSSELSPSELYAVRANSEYRIAAWLEEQGHWKFTLYFAVLGGFNTWYVFKGHSQLIFANPEAPIRPPTPAPTPTPAPAPAPTPAPAPAPAPAPTPAPAPVPTGPTIRVPGISNPVGLYQPIFVGSNFTWAEATHGGTRIPPNTSITYGMVRIARAAQEARNRIGRPFIITSWYRPPAINAAVGGAIYSRHLEGDGIDFYVNGLSGLQLYNLLDPWWQGGLGRYASFPDIVHLDARGFVSRWRY; encoded by the coding sequence ATGGCGAATGATGGTCGTGCTAGAATCCGCATCACCGTAGATACCGTCCTGAAGCGATCGCCAAGACAATCTTCAGAGCTATCTCCCTCAGAACTTTATGCGGTCAGAGCGAACTCCGAATACCGAATTGCTGCTTGGTTAGAAGAACAAGGACATTGGAAATTTACCCTCTATTTCGCTGTCCTGGGAGGATTTAACACCTGGTATGTCTTTAAAGGTCACTCCCAACTGATTTTTGCCAATCCTGAAGCACCTATCCGACCTCCTACCCCAGCACCTACCCCAACGCCTGCCCCAGCACCTGCCCCAACGCCCGCCCCAGCACCTGCCCCAGCACCTGCCCCAACCCCAGCCCCCGCCCCAGTTCCGACCGGCCCGACGATCCGCGTACCGGGCATCAGTAACCCCGTAGGTCTGTATCAACCGATTTTTGTGGGTTCTAACTTTACCTGGGCAGAAGCCACGCATGGCGGAACGCGAATTCCCCCAAACACCTCAATTACCTACGGGATGGTCAGAATTGCCAGAGCGGCACAGGAAGCTCGCAACCGCATTGGTAGACCGTTTATCATTACCAGTTGGTACCGCCCACCCGCCATCAACGCTGCGGTAGGGGGTGCCATTTACTCTCGCCACCTCGAAGGGGATGGAATTGACTTTTATGTCAATGGCTTATCCGGCTTGCAACTTTACAACCTGCTAGACCCTTGGTGGCAAGGCGGACTTGGCCGATATGCCTCATTCCCTGATATTGTGCATCTTGATGCCAGAGGGTTTGTCTCGCGCTGGCGATACTAA
- a CDS encoding universal stress protein produces MSLLNIERVLVPIDFSEASFNVLEQALEFVKDPARLHVLHVLPHLNPGDPGIMWNQVNDQTRKQHVEEAFRQRYPDSQYPGIHFSSAIGSPSSEIIDYAKAHNITLIAISSHGYTGLSRFLLGSVTEKVIRYAHCPVLVLRQA; encoded by the coding sequence ATGAGCTTACTTAACATAGAGCGCGTTCTCGTCCCCATCGACTTCTCCGAAGCCTCGTTTAATGTTCTCGAACAAGCTCTTGAATTTGTCAAAGATCCAGCTCGGCTACATGTTTTACACGTCTTACCTCACCTGAATCCTGGAGATCCGGGGATCATGTGGAATCAAGTTAACGATCAAACCCGCAAGCAACACGTTGAGGAAGCTTTTCGCCAACGCTACCCCGATTCCCAATACCCAGGAATTCATTTTAGTAGCGCGATTGGCAGTCCGAGTTCTGAAATTATTGACTATGCCAAAGCCCACAACATTACCCTAATTGCGATCTCATCTCATGGTTACACGGGCTTAAGTCGATTTCTGCTGGGATCGGTAACAGAAAAAGTGATTCGCTACGCTCATTGTCCGGTTTTGGTCTTGCGTCAAGCCTGA
- a CDS encoding sodium:alanine symporter family protein yields MRRRAWLYFLLFLLIPSVALAQEETVGGGGFIARLNESFTWFVNEIIFAVLFFDAGTGIPFIVLWLVMGAIIFTIQMRFINIRAFKHAIDVVSGKYDDPNETGEVTHFQALAAALSATVGLGNIAGVAIAITVGGPGAAFWMTIGGLLGMTSKFVECTLGQKYRIIKPDGTISGGPMRYLSRGLAERGMAGFGKVLAILFSILCIGGTFGGATMFQANQSYGAVAGVIPGIPSWLYGLVLMVLVGLVIIGGIERIGIVAGTIVPAMCLIYVIASVWILLANFTQIPTALGAIIGGAFNPQAVAGGFIGVMVQGFRRSAFSNEAGIGSAAIAHSAARTEEPVREGIVALLEPFIDTVVVCNMTALVIVITGVYDDAQFAGLSGAELTSQAFGTVIGWFPTLLALSVFLFAFSTMISWGYYGERSWEYLFGDRTVIIYKVLLLLAVFTGAVVDAGPVIDFSDAMLLGMAFPNLLGAYFLSGSVLADLNDYMHRLRSGAMLTYAEEKSMSESV; encoded by the coding sequence ATGAGACGACGAGCGTGGCTCTACTTTCTGCTATTTTTGTTGATTCCGAGCGTAGCACTCGCTCAGGAAGAAACGGTTGGCGGAGGCGGCTTTATTGCCCGTCTGAACGAGAGTTTTACTTGGTTTGTCAACGAGATCATCTTCGCAGTGCTGTTTTTTGATGCAGGGACAGGAATTCCTTTTATTGTGCTTTGGCTGGTGATGGGAGCCATTATCTTCACCATCCAGATGCGGTTTATTAACATTCGCGCTTTTAAACACGCCATTGATGTCGTCAGCGGTAAATATGACGATCCCAACGAAACCGGAGAAGTCACGCATTTTCAGGCGTTGGCGGCGGCGCTGTCGGCAACAGTCGGCTTGGGGAACATTGCCGGCGTGGCGATCGCCATTACCGTAGGCGGACCGGGTGCCGCCTTTTGGATGACCATTGGCGGTCTGTTGGGGATGACCTCCAAATTTGTGGAATGCACCCTCGGTCAAAAATACCGAATTATTAAACCCGATGGCACCATTTCCGGCGGCCCAATGCGCTATCTTTCCAGAGGGTTAGCCGAACGCGGGATGGCCGGTTTTGGCAAAGTGCTAGCCATCTTATTTTCCATTCTCTGCATTGGCGGTACCTTTGGCGGGGCTACCATGTTCCAGGCTAACCAATCCTACGGCGCAGTAGCCGGAGTCATTCCAGGCATTCCCAGTTGGCTTTACGGCTTAGTGCTGATGGTTTTAGTCGGACTGGTGATTATTGGCGGGATCGAACGCATTGGCATTGTGGCCGGAACCATCGTTCCAGCCATGTGCCTCATTTACGTCATTGCCTCAGTTTGGATCTTGTTAGCCAACTTTACTCAAATTCCCACAGCACTTGGCGCAATTATCGGCGGGGCCTTTAATCCCCAAGCCGTTGCGGGTGGGTTTATTGGGGTTATGGTACAAGGGTTTAGGCGATCGGCTTTTTCCAATGAAGCGGGAATTGGTTCGGCTGCGATCGCGCATTCAGCCGCCCGTACAGAAGAACCCGTCCGCGAAGGCATTGTAGCGCTACTCGAACCGTTTATTGATACGGTTGTGGTCTGCAATATGACGGCTTTGGTGATTGTGATTACTGGAGTTTACGACGATGCTCAATTTGCAGGTTTGAGCGGTGCTGAACTCACCAGTCAGGCTTTTGGTACAGTCATTGGCTGGTTCCCAACGCTTCTCGCCCTTTCTGTGTTTCTGTTTGCCTTTTCGACCATGATTTCCTGGGGATATTATGGCGAACGCAGTTGGGAATACTTATTTGGCGATCGCACGGTGATTATCTACAAGGTTTTACTATTACTCGCCGTGTTTACAGGCGCGGTAGTAGATGCCGGCCCTGTGATTGATTTTAGCGATGCGATGCTTTTGGGAATGGCGTTCCCCAATCTATTAGGAGCCTATTTCCTCTCCGGTTCAGTCTTAGCCGACCTGAACGATTATATGCATCGTTTGCGATCGGGAGCTATGTTAACTTATGCCGAAGAAAAATCCATGAGCGAATCGGTTTAA
- a CDS encoding AI-2E family transporter, whose amino-acid sequence MKLIDWVSFLGLIVSLIVLWQFRNILLLVFTAIVLAIALNSLVRFLNRRCNIPRGAAVWVALLLVLIGFSILMGLILPLFISQFQQLILLVPQGVERFIIWANRNITNPPTWWPSFDIGRLPRFNDISQQLIALVQQVFGNFFVFFSGSVAIVLQVLLAIVLTLMFVSNPPAYRRLLLRLFPSFYRRRADDILAKCEVSLLAWLRGIAINSLFVATASAVGLMILGVPFVFAHAVVAGVFNFIPNIGPMLSVVFPVSVAFLDSFGKAIAVIILYAIVQNIESYLIAPMVMQQQVSLLPAATLVAQIFFATFLGPVGLILALPLAVVSKTWIEEAILKDVFDRWPEKDSEALPEPIVTPEAIAAIPPSEVSQTLPPTEPSPPENSSEITHP is encoded by the coding sequence GTGAAGCTGATTGATTGGGTTAGTTTTCTAGGTTTAATCGTCTCGCTGATCGTTCTGTGGCAGTTTCGCAACATTCTGTTATTGGTGTTCACTGCCATTGTGCTAGCGATCGCGTTGAACAGTTTGGTACGTTTCCTCAACCGTCGCTGCAACATTCCACGCGGGGCGGCCGTGTGGGTGGCGCTGTTGCTCGTTCTGATTGGCTTTAGCATTTTAATGGGGTTGATCTTGCCCCTATTCATCAGCCAGTTTCAACAGCTTATTTTGCTGGTTCCCCAAGGGGTTGAGCGTTTTATTATCTGGGCAAATCGGAATATTACCAATCCGCCAACCTGGTGGCCTTCGTTTGATATTGGCAGGCTTCCCCGTTTTAACGATATCAGCCAGCAACTGATTGCCTTGGTGCAACAAGTGTTTGGCAACTTCTTCGTTTTCTTTTCCGGTTCGGTGGCGATCGTCCTCCAGGTTTTGTTGGCGATCGTTCTCACCTTAATGTTTGTTTCTAACCCACCGGCCTATCGCCGCCTATTATTGCGTTTATTTCCTTCATTTTACCGCCGCCGCGCCGATGACATTCTTGCTAAATGCGAGGTTTCCCTACTGGCATGGTTGCGCGGAATTGCTATTAACTCCTTATTCGTGGCAACTGCTAGCGCCGTCGGCTTAATGATATTAGGGGTTCCCTTTGTTTTTGCCCATGCCGTTGTGGCAGGCGTTTTTAACTTTATTCCCAATATCGGCCCGATGCTGAGTGTCGTGTTTCCCGTATCGGTGGCGTTCTTAGATTCCTTTGGCAAAGCGATCGCCGTCATTATCCTGTATGCGATCGTCCAAAACATTGAAAGTTACCTGATTGCTCCAATGGTAATGCAACAGCAGGTGTCGCTACTTCCGGCAGCAACCCTCGTGGCTCAAATTTTCTTCGCCACCTTTCTAGGGCCTGTCGGTTTAATTTTGGCCCTTCCCCTAGCGGTGGTGAGCAAAACCTGGATTGAAGAAGCGATTCTTAAAGATGTCTTCGATCGCTGGCCCGAAAAGGATTCAGAAGCCCTTCCCGAACCGATCGTTACACCGGAGGCGATCGCAGCGATCCCCCCCAGTGAAGTTTCCCAAACGCTGCCACCCACAGAACCCTCGCCCCCTGAGAATTCTTCAGAAATTACTCACCCTTAG
- a CDS encoding cyclin-dependent kinase inhibitor 3 family protein encodes MTQTSLNLPKRDRRPLITSDTHPIQVDFLSDEVIPRSGRLGMTLAPGKQNKGMRAIWQRNLDQDLHRLKHDYGTQILVTLLEADDWEQLQIPNLLNCVQAREMQSVWFPIRDFGTPTSMLGLGHLVQTILSALNQGQTVVIHCKAGLGRTGLVTASCLVALGYSPLEAFAEIRKARPGSVETPEQEAYVVEFARFWTHRAI; translated from the coding sequence ATGACCCAAACTTCCCTAAATCTTCCTAAGCGCGATCGCCGCCCGCTGATTACTTCCGACACGCACCCGATCCAGGTGGACTTTTTGTCGGATGAGGTGATACCGCGCTCAGGGCGTTTAGGCATGACACTGGCTCCCGGCAAACAAAATAAGGGAATGCGAGCGATTTGGCAGCGGAATTTAGACCAAGATTTGCACCGCCTTAAACATGACTATGGCACGCAAATCCTCGTGACTTTATTAGAAGCCGACGATTGGGAACAATTACAGATTCCCAATTTACTCAACTGCGTGCAAGCGCGGGAAATGCAATCAGTCTGGTTTCCGATTCGAGATTTTGGCACGCCAACCTCTATGTTAGGTTTAGGCCATTTAGTGCAAACGATCCTATCAGCACTCAACCAGGGTCAAACGGTGGTGATTCACTGCAAGGCGGGGTTAGGGCGCACGGGGCTAGTGACGGCTTCTTGCTTGGTGGCTTTGGGGTATTCTCCCTTAGAGGCATTCGCAGAAATTCGCAAAGCCCGCCCCGGAAGTGTGGAAACTCCAGAACAGGAAGCCTATGTGGTAGAATTTGCCCGCTTCTGGACGCATCGGGCTATTTAA